In Pempheris klunzingeri isolate RE-2024b chromosome 5, fPemKlu1.hap1, whole genome shotgun sequence, the DNA window gCAGTATGGATTCAAACTGGAGAAATGGGTTATTACTAGGCAGCATCCAGTCTGTCAGGCCCCATCGTGCCCACCCTACTGGCTAATGTTCAGCACCCTCCAGGAGGGTCGCAGGGCCAGTCGCAGTCGCAGCGACTTGTGGGCCTCGAGGCCTCGGCCCCGCAGTCACAGCCTGAACTCTGCAGACATTCGCTTGCTGCACCCTCGCACTGTCAAGTTCCAGATATCTGACTCtgaggatgaagatggtgaCTATGAGGATAACGAGGGTTCTTCCACTGATTACGCATACGAGCCCATCAAGATCAGAGAGCGGCCCCGGACCGCTGTACCAAAAGAGACACTCTCCAGAGTCAAAGAAATGCACCACTGCAGGCCCTGCTCACCTCAGACCCACAGGGGCCTCAGAGGCACTTCACCTTTGCGCCCTGACGGCAGACAACCTCTGAGAGCGATGGAGCAGCACAGGTCACAGCAGGCCAGCCCGGTCCTCCACGGGCAGAAGACCAGCAAAAAGAGGCAGCGCTCACTGGGCTCTTTGGGCAGAAAGTACTCTCTAAACACACCACTTGCTGATCCTGCTCCATCCAGGGTGCAGCAGCAACGGCCCTCCTCTGCAGGGCCTGTTGTCAAGAACCGCAGACAGAAGGTTCTGAgatttttctgtctcactgtctctgagAATAATATTGATCTTACCTTCATCTCTTTTCACCTTATTGTTTTTCATaatccattattttttttgtctgttcttTCCTTGTCATCAGGTCCTGAGTACAAGTGGCTCTCGTGGGGTTTTCTTTGACTCAGTAACAGAGTTGTTATCGGCACTCagccaggaggagagggagctgcTTGAAACGGTCACAGAGAAGGGCTACCCTTTACGCACAGCTATTCTGGCTCTGCAGAAGACAGGCTATCACAGCCCAGAGAAGGTAGGCACCACTCTGGGTTAAGATGCTGTTGAATCagataaagataagataaaactttttttattgatccttcagtggggaaagtttgctgttactgcagctcaagggacagacaaaaaaattaaataaacataaaatatacagaaaaaccttatatatacaaaagaaacattatatacacagtaatacaataattataaagaaacaacagggtgggatgggatggaaacatatGGATTATTGGACAGTTGTCCATGATTGGGTaaataataaagtgcatttggTAGTGGTTGTGATTGTGAATCAGTGTGCCTTCAAGTTATCCTGATCAGTTGCCTTCGGTCACTCCAGGCTTGATTGCCAATTGTAAAATTACAATTCCATATTGAAATAATCAAACCTGCATTTAAACCTTTTCTAATTAGCTTCAGGTCAAACTGTCATTGGTTGAGATGCTTTCAGGATTATTGGCTAAATAGACGAAGCAAGTCGGCAAAAAACGGATTCTTACTTGCATTTGGACTCAACTTTGTCAAGACTTTGAGTCTTATCTAAGAAATAACAGCTTATTGATGATCTGTCAATCACCAATATTTAAGCATAATTAAAAACCCTATAACATATGTTCAGTTGGTATGAGGACATTTCTTTCCCCAGAAATCTAACACATCATTATTTATCTTAACAGATCCTAAAATACCTGGTAGCCACTGACCGTCTGTGTGAGCTGGGTTACGATGAAGCGCAGGTGGAGGAGGCCTTGGAGATGTTTCAGAACTGTGAAAGCAAGGTGATTCCCACTTGTCAGTGTTTACTTACCAAAAGCAACACCATAGCCGCACCTTCTTACTGCTTAACACGTCTTCTTACTTCAATTCTGTTTCAGGCTGCCGAGTTTCTTCGCCTTCTGACTCAGTTTAACGAGATGGGCTTCCAGCAAAGTGCAATCAAAGAAGTGCTGCTTGTTCATGAAAATCACCGCGAGAGGGCTCTCGAAGAACTCATGACCCGCATGGCTTAAAAGCAACATCTTCCCATTTCTAGTCTGCATAGAGAAAGGATTATTTTCACATCTACCACAAATGAAATGCACTAAAGATTGAGTATGTGGTCAAATGGATTACTTTACAGATGCTGCCTTTTGACTTGGAGCTGACATAAAAGCTGTGCAACCAGAAGGGCTAGAATGAAAACATACAGGTATAATTAAAAATCACAAGATAATAAGTGGATACACTTAGTAAGGATGAGCATTTATTTACagcttgattttaaaaaagcactCACAATATTTAGTTTCTGAAGAGCAAATTTAATTTCTTTCCAGCTGGAGGAAGAAACTCACTGTACACTGGCTACCTGATACATTGCTAATAGTAGTGCTCGAATGTTAATAGTATGTCACTTAAAAGGCTGTACATCCAGAAgagaaatgtcaaataaaaagcCACAACAGCCTTGGTACACACATCATTAAATTGCCACAAAATACATAGAGCAGAGAAAACTGCTCCAGCAGTTACCCTGAAATGAAATCTTACAAAAATAGGATCAAAAGGAGACTCAAAATGTTTGCAGATaactatttacattttttgtaagAATTTTACATTGTCCACTATGACAAAACCACACCAAACTACCACGGAGCTGGCGCTTTGAGCCGTCACTGATGGCTGACGGTGGAGTTCAGCAGTCCAGACTTCACATTTGATTTAGAAGCCTTCGAGAGGTCTCTCTGTAAAGAAAAGTCACAGTTAACTGTCAGTATCTTTGTTCATATACAAggagtaaaaatgtcaaagttaaatgaaatgctaatgtatatattcattttgaaaaaacattttgtcatgaCATCCAGATTTAGAAAATTCAGTAGTAATGTGGTGGAAAGTTAAACTGTGGCCCAGGGAACaagcacattttttaaaaaggaattaCAGGATTAcactttttccactgttttctcaAGACGTACTGCCCTAATCGAATAAAGAGAATCTGGTATATGTAGtcattgtatttgtttattgtttacTACCATGTGATTTAATACTTCAAGTCTGTTTTAAGTACATCTGCACCATGACCACTAGAGTTTCCCTATCTGGGATAATGAAATTTATCTAGCCTAcctttgtttttaatgcagatTAGCAGTTTCCTAACATTTCTTCTAATATATTGAGGCACAGATTCAGTTTATCATGCACTCTTGCATGGCTGTTTTTTTAGTTGCCCCATCTGATAGTTACTGAAGTCGTACAGCCGACAAAATACCAACACATTAAAATCAGGTCACGTCATCATGCTAATGttctcttttgtcattttacagacAGTTGATCCTCCGTCTTGTTTCAAAGTTGTACAAAGTTACACAAGTCAGGGAATTTTGTCTGCAAAACAAGTGTAAGACAATATTTTAAAGAAGTGAAAAACTTCAGGTGTTAACTGAAATTCAGCTTTGGCTCAACAGTGATGCCTGATGGCATTTACATGGCAAGCCATAACTTTACTGGATTAACTGTATAATCCCACAAATTTAAAGAACAGATTATATATTGGTATATTGCTGTTAGTTTGTAGTTAGGAAATGAACAGATGTAAAACTGCCATTTACCGCAAAGTCCGAATAGGAGCCAGCAACAGAGTTAAAGGTGAAGGTGTTATCGTGAGTATCCTGAGACCTTAGTGTGCCACTTGGAGTATTTCTACTAAGGTGGGAGATGTTTTCCTTGTTTCGGTCTAGTGCACGCGGAGTCCTTCCATGTCCAGGGGTGCGCAGGCCAAGACCCTACAACAAGACCAACCAGAATGAGAAAGAATGTGTTTGTCAGttctttcatttaaacattCAGGCTGCAGAaccacaaaaacagtgaaaaaaaaacacaactgtaaacacgcaaacacactgTAACTTGCAATATAATGAAAATGTCCATCATGCTTTATCAGTACACTCCTGCAAAGCCTGAAATGCATgaaatttacataaatgaatCCCCttgaacaaaaacaatgagtATACAGCATATTTACAATATAATCCCTTTCAACACAACTATCCTCAAGTAGAATTGAGGAGCATATTGTCCATCCTCTCTGAATCCCACTATCATTGTGGCCTAAAAGCCATGAGAGTGGACTCAGATTGATTCACTCTGTGTCTGACTCTCTTGTTCTAACTCTCAAGGTCTGACAGGCTGTCAAACACATAATGTGAATTCTGTCAGTGAGATGAATCCAAAGGAAGACAGTGAACATACCTTGCTGGCAGACAGAGGTGGTTTCTGGATGGACGACTGGCACATGGTTCCACCGAGGCCTGAACTAAGGAAGCTGTTAGGAGTGGAGATGGTCGAGGTGCCATTGAGCTGAAAGGACAGCAGAAAAAATTGGGTCAACTTTTGATTATTCACTCACCCAGAAACAGTCAGTTAGTGTCACTGCAAATGCAATAAATCTGCAGCACCATCTTACCTTTCTTACTTTCCCAGGAGTGGGCGTCCCTGCTATCCGCCTTTTGGATGGTGTCCTCATTGTAGTTCCATACAGCATGTCCTCCTGTGTCTGTTTAGTTTTCTTCAGTTGctattcaaaacaaaaatgattaaGTCATATTGACAACACTTCAGTGACAGGGAAAGATTAGAGTTAAAGTAGTGTTTAATGAGTAAACAAGTAATGACAAACCCTTTCcagtttctccttctccttctcggTGTGGTGGTGATCCCACTCCTGCTGCACATACTCAAGAAATTTCTGTCCATTGACGAGGAATTCTTTGCCTTGCTCCTGCTCCCAAACATCAATTTGGGCCTTCAGACTCTTTTCCAGCTggaacaaacaggaaacaaagaaagactAATTGTACCCTATTGCCATATTATCAGATATAACATTGACAGACAGTCAATGTAACTTGACAGTAGTCCAATTTCTAAAAGCCCCTTATGTTAAAATAAAGTCCACAATAATGGACTGCACAGGAACTACAGGCTGAGGTGACTTATGTCTCAATATCCCCATCTGTTGGCCAAAACTGGTAAGGCACCAACACCCTCTCAACCATTCCCACCCTCTTCACATATGGTTGGCTTGAGCTCATTTGTTTTACTGCCAATTAAACAAATCTGTTTTGAATCCTCACCAACACTCTTACAAGCATAAAAACCATTTAAATAGCAATCCTGTTGTGTTTGACAGAACATGTCAACAAGCATTACTTTTAACCATTTCCTCACCTTGGGCAAACTTTTCTGCAGGTCAgttctctgcttctcctctttcAGAAGGTTCCCACCTCTGTTGTTGAACCTTGCAGGGTCATTAGCCTTTTTCTAAGATGGAAGAAacattattcacacacacacgttgccTCAGAGAGAAGTCTGAGAAGTTAAATGTGTCCCCACTAAATTCACGAGGATAGTACTTACATCAAGTTCCAAGTACACGGTCCAGTTGTCCTTCCATTTTGTGACTCCCTCAAAGAGTTCTTTGTGGTCCTCGTAATACTTCTTCAGGGTCCTGACCTCCGCTTCGTGCAGGTTGAGAAGGTCTTCAGTGAAGTCATCTGTAGCAAGAAAACATGCACTCAGACCCACACTCCCTTTGTGCTGATCAACTGCATATACTCATTATATAAAAGTTATTCACCAGCATGATATGGAACAAAAGCTTGCTGCTGTTCTTGGCTGTAGAAGCTTTTCTCCCAGAGGAGGCCGATCTCAGCTCTGATGGCCTCAATGACACTTTTCATGCTCTGCATTTTCAACACCTCTAGACGGTGGAGGTCAGCCTGGAGCTGGAAAGACAGACCACAATTGTGTTACACAGGTGCACTACTGCATTGTGTGATATCACTTATTCATTTATGTACACTTACTGCCTCAATGTTTCTCTTAGTTGACTTGACCATATGCTCAGAGAGGGTGTCCCTTTCCTCTTGGGGAATCTGAAGTCTCTCCCACAGCTCCTGGATTTTTGTGCGCAAAGCTGAACAGCGGCTCTCATTGTCAGTCTTGCGTTTTTGCAACTGGAAGGAGGCACCGATCATACATTCATTATAATGGGATATAATACAAGACATTTGTTTAATCATAGTGTCAGATTAACAAAGATATAGATGCAAATATCACTAAATCACCTGACTAAGGAGTAGTTTAAGAGCATCAATGTTGTCATTTGACAGACAAAatgcctcctcatcctcacacaTCACATCCATCTCAAAGCTCGTCTCTGGGTGCTGCTCCAGATCATCCATGCATACATTGATCTCCTTTTTGATGCTCACAAATTCATCATGACGACGCTCCTGAAAAGACAAGCCAGGTTACAACCCTAATAAGAAAAACCACTTGAGTCATTATGAAAAGCAGCAAGTCAGTAACACCTTCTCTTTTGTCAGATCATCCAGGTAGGCATGATAGGTCTCTAGTTGCTTCAGTGATGGGATGGCGCTCTGGTCGATGCAAAATGGGGTGGTGCACAGAATACCACACAGCTCATTGTCTTTGCTAATGAGGCCCTTAAGCTCTTCCATTCTTTGCCTTTTGTGCTCTTTCATCATCTCCAGACGTGTGCGGCTATTCTTCTCCATCTGCAACATGGtgcagccctcctcctccttcaagGAAACCAAGAAAATTAGTCTAACGTGTTATACAGATTtagaaaaacaaccacatatTCCTAAATGACACCGTACCTCAAAGGGGGGCAGCTGAAGTTCAGCGCACAAATTATTAAGTTCCTTAATACAGGACTCTATTCCTTTTAGTAACCTCTTCTTGAGTTGCTCTTCTTCGGCAATCATGAGGTCCAGCAAACCCTACAGGACGTGGGAAACGAAACAAAAGCGTTAGTTTGTCTCTGTTAGGTCACCAACCAGactaactatttaaactgtcCTGGGACTCACTTTAATGTGCTTGTGAACATCATTGGTTCTCTGCAGGCGCTGCTCCTCTGGAATCCCGATTTCCTCCCAAATATCCTGCAACCTGGCCTGTGCTCTGTTGAGGTACGCAACAGACTCTGCTGCGTGGACTTCACTGGAAGAAAAGCCGGTCCAGTATCAACGTTAGCACTGTAGCTTCAATTTAAACCAAGTAGCAGACTGTTAGTAGCAaagagctaacattagctagcttgCGGCGCTGTATTGTAGCATTAGCCACTTGTAGCGTTAAACAATACCAGCTCAGGTTTCAGGAATGACATCGgattaacaggaaaaaaatagtTAAATTACCATTCAAAATTACTCattgcagcacacacagacagctacTGCGTCCCGCCGTGATAACCTACAAGCTGTGTGGGTGCGCTCACAGCAGAGCTAGTTAGCTTTATCTGAAAACCAACAGGCTAATCAGGAAGTACGTTTGCTAACTGAATGTACCATTATTAACGTAAGCAATTAAGGCTCCAATTAATAAAAGTATTAAGTTACTAACCTGACTCTCATGTTGCCACCGCCGACAgctaaaatgaatttaaaaataaaaaactatcTTCCTTTACGCGATTAGTTTTTCACGTAGAGAGACGTTGACGGAGCGCCGTCTGTTTGTCGAATGGACGGCGTTTGAAATTTGCACCGAAACAATttctgcgctctgattggctgaacaACGTGACGTCATCTGTGATGTAGCGCTTTATATTGTGATGCGGTTCAACTGAATAAAATTCATAGATTAAGTTTGAGCCACAAGGAAGTAACTGATTAtcataatattatatttattattatatttatgatGGATACTGTTACACAAGTTACTTCTCAACAAGATTAGTTAGTGAATGTGACCATTTGAGCTGCTGTATCAGtatgaggttttttttaccGTCCGACTGGAAACTTCCATCAAAGCGGAACTAAAGTGCTTCATAATATAATCTGACTAAAATAATCTGACGGTTGACCATTATGGTCTGTTAACGTCAGACTGGATCCGTTGGTCTTTTCAATTTCTCTTTATCAGaaagaacatttaaacaaatatcCACAGTGGTATTCATTGTAGGACAAATGATGCACTTTTGCCATTCATATGACTTTCAAGTTCTTATTGGAAAAACTtccaaaaaatatcacaaaaaaaaaaaaacattccagtAATTTTGaaaatccaaaatatatttAACTGGGAAAAGGTCATTACAGATATCCACAATTGGCATTATGTTTagtaaaaatttaatttcaaatatccacaaatgtaatataatgtttttacaAGTAAGAATGCAATTCTGGATAACTAACCAAATAATACAGGCAAAAATGGCTCACTTCAGTCATGACTAGTAACAAATGGATATAGTGAGAATATCCACAATGTTCATTCTAGatactaaaaataaatgtagtttcCGATATCCACAAAAAAAGTGAGGTAATTTGTCCATAGAAAAATATCACTGTGGATATCTGAGATGATctttttgacaaggaagaagtGAATTACAGATATGTGCATTATTTATATACAGTTTAGATATGAAATGgccacttttactttttttgtgttttgtgtagtACAATCAAAGTTGTAGATATCTTGAAAAACTATTTCTACTGGTAAGAATATTATTGTGGATATTATTAATTGTCTGACTAGCGAGAATACATTTTTGATCAGGAGAAATGCTATTATGGAGTGTGCTATGAGTAAATGTTAAATGACTGTTGTCTGTGTTTCCCAGTCGACTGATCTGGGTTTTCACCCTCCTGGAGTCTCAGCCAGTGTTTGCTCTGTAGTTGGTCATATCTGTAGTTGCATCACGTGTGATCTAAGGTCTCTGATATGATTtcccttctccctctgtgtgaaTGGTATACTTGATTTTTGCCTTTATATGTATCCAGGGCACCAAATTAGCACCCGCCACCAGTCTTCTTTCTAGACCTGCATGACACACTGCAGATTTTGTGGTCATGGCCCTGCCAGTTGCCGGATGTCTTTTCATGGTGACAGATTCATTCCCCACACCTGCTTGCAACTGCATGTAAAGATTCTTAGAAACACCTGTAAATGAAGTGCTCAGTTGAATTTCTATTCTGTTATTTTCTATCTGCATCTTGAAATCCTTTAACATGCCTCTCTGCTACTTTGTCTTTCTTGCTTGTATGCTGTAATTCTTTCTGTCTTGTAATTACTACTAACTACTACAGCTGTCTACTATCTCCAAAATGTTGCCCACTCACATTTCCCTGGACTGAATTAGAAATAGGCTACAAATGCTctgaaatatacacacatacacttgtgGGCCCACGCATGTTTTATGCTTGTTTAAAGGTGGATTCAGTTCATTTGAGTAATTTGGCAAAAAGAATAGAACATAATATTCATTTTGACACATTCTTGACAAAAGgtcatttaaaacacttttttaggTGTCCCTGGTGATTAACCATCATTTAATCCCtgtacacagacatacacatacaaacttAATTTGGGTCTAAAATGAAGCTCTTCATATGGAAGCAAATGCCGTAGAGAATTTACACTGGCatcacaaataaatatataagacACTTGgtagaaaacacaaagtgaagttGCGAACAGGTTAAACAAAATCTTGGCTAGTTCAGTGATTTAAGCATAAAGAAAGACAACCTTTGTTCCCTCATCAGTGAGGATGCTGACGCACATAGAGGTTCCGCAGCACTAAATCACTGAACTGATATGTTAacttcttctttatttttttaatctctccAGTTTTACCATAGTTCCTCAGAGCTCGAGCCATCTTTTGGTAGGTCATTTTTTTGCGGTTTCCTTTCTGAATCCCCCAGTGGCTGGCCAGagcttctttgtgttttgtggaGAACTGGAAGATGCCTTTGTCCTGGTCCACCCACCAGATACTGTCGCTCATGTCACCATTTCGTAGCAAGTCCAGGAGGAACTGGTACAAGCGGATTTTCTTCTTGTCTGGTTTGGAAAAAATGATACTCGTTCAAGCAATTTTGTTTGGCGGTTATCAGTTTTTGCAGGCTTTGATGTGACTTTCAGTAGATTAGGATCAGAAATACTCACTAGTGTCTTTCCTGAAGGAGGAGTGGTTGTGCTCTTCAAATTCAGCCTCCCCTTCTGATACCTCCAGTGGGGGACTGattcctctctgttcctcttctGAGTAGTAATGGCCAGGCGAGGCAGAGGGCTGATACTGGTAGCACAGGGACGGGGTGTAATATGGGATCTTTAGGAAAAATTCAAAGCATGTCATAGTTCAGGTTGACACAAAGGACTGATAGAGCTGcaaatttttgttttgcaattaTTCACTGTCTGACATTTTCGTTTAAACACTGCCATTGTGCCAAAAGAGGAAGTAACTCTGCCAAAATAGAATTCAATGCTCAGCAAAACCACGTGGTGCAGATgacatttcagtgaaaatatCCCCAACTGTCCACATAATGTACTGTATCAGTAGAGATGAAATAGATTTAATCTTAAGCTTTCAAACAAACTAAATCCGTGATGTTTCCTTGAGAGTATTCCTGAAAATATGTTGTGTTGTTATATGGTGGCAGCAACAGATTTAGTCCAAAGGACCCTTTCTGTTTGATTTAGTATTCAGCTCTGGAGCACATCCTGTATATCCACACATTTACGTACAATAacattagagctgaaatgattagttgatgAGCTGATCAGTCGATTGACCGATGATTCCTCAGCAACAATGTTGTTAATTGATTGTTTCTCCGGTTCCACCTTCTtatttgtgaatgttttttttttcaggtctTCTATGATAGTAAACTGATTTGACTGTGGGTTTGATAAGTCGAACAATTTGAATGAGTCATCTGCAAatcttctgacattttatggactgAACAATTAATCGAAAAACaatcaacagattaattgaCGATTAGTGGCCAGTGGCAGACCctgataaaatattcaaataaaaaaatcccatcattttcaattaaaaagGGGAAAAGGCTGTTTTGAATTACTACCAAAGTTTTTTTCCTTGGGAGTGTTATTTTTATGCTTTAGCGCCTGTTCTAATCCTTCAGTGTACAGCAGGTAAATGTGTCTTCACTCAGTAGTGATAGTGTGTTGCATGACTTGTGTGAATCACATGGTGTAATAGTAGTAGTGATGCTTTTTGATCAGTGCAAATCAGTGCTGCTGCATGCAAATCTGTATAATCAAGCCAAACATGTTGTTATTTATATGCTTGTGTGGCCTTATTTCAAACTACACGTGTACAGTAGAGAATGTGTCTTTTCACACTAGTGCCATCATTAATATCCACATACGATCTTACTTGTGGTGACAAAGAGAGAGGTCCAAGTGGTGGTTCCAGGTGAAGGGGCAGAGACTCGCTGCTGTAGCGATAGGGCTGTATCAGCTGTTGAGGGGACACAGACTGAAGCTCCGTGAGGTGATTCACTGGAGAATTCTCAAAGTCTGTCGGCTGGATGCGCTCAGAGTGGAAGGTCCACCTGTTGTCTGAAAATTAAAGGAGGTAAAGGTTGTGTAGAGATTTGGGCTCTTTTCAACAGTTAAACCCTCCTCTTCTCACCTTCATAGATCTCCCCTACATTAGCGAGGTAGGGGTACAGCTCCGCAGGTGGTCGGTAGTCCTCTGATTCATTTGGGAGGATTTCCTGTGAGGCCTTTGGAGAGGAAAACATAGATCTTGTTAAGAGAATGTGAaagtttgagtctctttgtcCTGCTCAGATTAAGTCAAATATGACTATTAGGTAATGCACTTGAATTcgttttatttatgtattttactttatttttcattacttttaaaagaaaataaggaCAAAAAATGAGTAGAATAAAGTAACCGAACAGATCAGGTGACCAGTGACATGgcatatttacacacatacatgtatgttGAGGGTGATTTCCCCTGTTTTCACATagaaatcaaacacacatgcccttttaaacacaaacacaactccaaaagtaagtttttttcaaatattaatgttaatacATAAATGTAATTCCCTGTAAGTCCCATTTAGGACActaaacacctttttttttttttaagaaacagccatagaaacacacagaatgaCCCGTagaacaaacagtaaaacacccTCGTAATGTCACAAAGCATGATCAAATACTGTTTTGTAAAAGGTCCAATGTTAAACAACAAAGCAGAAACACTTACAGACGATATGACATAGCCATCCATCTTGTAAACAAGGCAGCATGAGAGTCT includes these proteins:
- the LOC139201247 gene encoding protein regulator of cytokinesis 1-like; translation: MRVSEVHAAESVAYLNRAQARLQDIWEEIGIPEEQRLQRTNDVHKHIKGLLDLMIAEEEQLKKRLLKGIESCIKELNNLCAELQLPPFEEEEGCTMLQMEKNSRTRLEMMKEHKRQRMEELKGLISKDNELCGILCTTPFCIDQSAIPSLKQLETYHAYLDDLTKEKERRHDEFVSIKKEINVCMDDLEQHPETSFEMDVMCEDEEAFCLSNDNIDALKLLLSQLQKRKTDNESRCSALRTKIQELWERLQIPQEERDTLSEHMVKSTKRNIEALQADLHRLEVLKMQSMKSVIEAIRAEIGLLWEKSFYSQEQQQAFVPYHADDFTEDLLNLHEAEVRTLKKYYEDHKELFEGVTKWKDNWTVYLELDKKANDPARFNNRGGNLLKEEKQRTDLQKSLPKLEKSLKAQIDVWEQEQGKEFLVNGQKFLEYVQQEWDHHHTEKEKEKLERQLKKTKQTQEDMLYGTTMRTPSKRRIAGTPTPGKVRKLNGTSTISTPNSFLSSGLGGTMCQSSIQKPPLSASKGLGLRTPGHGRTPRALDRNKENISHLSRNTPSGTLRSQDTHDNTFTFNSVAGSYSDFARDLSKASKSNVKSGLLNSTVSHQ
- the spi1a gene encoding transcription factor PU.1a, whose product is MDGYVISSASQEILPNESEDYRPPAELYPYLANVGEIYEDNRWTFHSERIQPTDFENSPVNHLTELQSVSPQQLIQPYRYSSESLPLHLEPPLGPLSLSPQIPYYTPSLCYQYQPSASPGHYYSEEEQRGISPPLEVSEGEAEFEEHNHSSFRKDTNKKKIRLYQFLLDLLRNGDMSDSIWWVDQDKGIFQFSTKHKEALASHWGIQKGNRKKMTYQKMARALRNYGKTGEIKKIKKKLTYQFSDLVLRNLYVRQHPH
- the LOC139201248 gene encoding ubiquitin-associated protein 1-like is translated as MNALEDIPFQTLLGPLEEEVQPVTAPDITVPDCQRILRDNEYGFKLEKWVITRQHPVCQAPSCPPYWLMFSTLQEGRRASRSRSDLWASRPRPRSHSLNSADIRLLHPRTVKFQISDSEDEDGDYEDNEGSSTDYAYEPIKIRERPRTAVPKETLSRVKEMHHCRPCSPQTHRGLRGTSPLRPDGRQPLRAMEQHRSQQASPVLHGQKTSKKRQRSLGSLGRKYSLNTPLADPAPSRVQQQRPSSAGPVVKNRRQKVLSTSGSRGVFFDSVTELLSALSQEERELLETVTEKGYPLRTAILALQKTGYHSPEKILKYLVATDRLCELGYDEAQVEEALEMFQNCESKAAEFLRLLTQFNEMGFQQSAIKEVLLVHENHRERALEELMTRMA